The segment TTGTTACAGTAAGTCATataattcaacaaatatatatatatatatatatatatatatatatatatatatatatttcaattaagtcatttttataaaatgttaaattctatgTTTTAATAATTAGTCATATTTCAGCCACTATGGGTTTTGAAGACTGTGAAGGAGACAAGGCCTCAGAGGCTTGTTCATTTGTCTGCTGACCTGGCACGCCAGATTGGCATGATGCTTGGTAATCTTCAATTTGGTGGTGATCAAAaggtatatatataattataaataacATCTCTCATATTCTTGAAAATTTTTATCTGAATAAAAGATGTGTGAAAAGTATTTGAGAAATTGATAGGAAATAGATGGAAAAAATGAATTATGAAGAATTTATAAACATATAGGAATTCATAAGTAACTAGAAAAAAAACCCATGCTATGCATTGGGgtctttttttttataattttttttttctaaatgtaTTATCAGCAGTTTAGTAAAGGGCAATGGGGACAATTTTTGTAATTAGTTTTGTACACAGGGGTCAAACCTGCCAAAATACAAAAATCTTACACATATGgactgtttttgaaaaaaaaaactttacagGGGCCtttctataaataaaaaaattgcaGGGACTAAATCTGCCAAAATGTAAAGCCTTTGTTGCAGGGACTAAATCTGCCAAAATGTAAAACCTTTGTTTGCAGGGACTAAATCTGTCAAAATGTAAACTCTTTGTTTGCAGGGACTAAATCTGTCAAAATCAAAAACCTTTGTTGCAGGGACTAAATCTGCCAAAATGTAAAACATTTGTGGCAAAAGTCCAAAAGTGAAAAACAATTTTTTAGAATAACAAATATTTAAGAACCCCTTTTAAATGTTTGATTATAGTTTCTCCCATTTTATTCTATCACAAATATTTTATACCCTCTACTATTAAGTTCAATTgatgattttatttttttataggaAAGTAATAGGCCAAATAGCTCTCAAGATCCAAAAACCCTTGGAATAAATTCAAATCATGAAGAGAATCAAAATATAGCAAATCTTGCCAAAAAAGGGGTTAGAAATCGTCGCAATCGTCGCATGCAAGTAATATTAATTAATATCCAATTTCCTTTTGCTTAgtttatgaataaaatatttaaataaacttatttttgGCTATGAATTATGATGACATTGATAGGCATGTGAAGCACCAATAAAACCATTAACACCAACTACCCTTCTTGATTCGATTTGTTGGTctatttctgaaccttcatcaaGTGCTTCTATTTATACGGATGATGCCAAGTCACCTTCATTTGAAGATGGAAAAGAATCCGATGCTTCTTTTGTGAATTTCTCACGACCACTTTCCGAAACGTAATTAATCactttttttttatattgttAAAGGCAAGAAATTACAACGTTTATTTGTTTGTTATAgcgttgtactttgaaaaatctacccaataaCATTATAAGAATGTTGTTCAAATAAAAGAGGATGCTATAATACACGAATAaacaaaagtatgttgctatttcttgcatttacccTTTTTTTTCTATGTGAATATAGGTTATGTTTTTTTAGCTTTTTATTTGGTGTTTTTTCTTCGCAGTGAGAAGAACGAGTTGGTTTTCAAGAACcatttcctcactatactttttcCGGTTGACCGATTCTCCGAAATGGGCCCTTGTTCAAGAACCTTTTTTAGCGATTCAGGGTTCACATGTTTGCAGTTGTTAGATCACATCTATGCATTTTATCAGGTAAaacatgacatgacatgacatgacaaCAGGACATAATCCATTGTACTGTGTACTGTGTACTATGTACTTTGTCCTAGCAAAAAAGGTGGGACAGAGACTTGCTATCGATCTTTTGTatgtgcaaaagacgtaaatgcccttctcACCCTAATCATTGAAAGTCACTCATTGTATTTGTTAATGGTGTAGGAGAAGATGTCAAGATTGGAGATCGAGTTAGCAATTCATACGGATTCAAGGCATGCGGATAGGTTGCGATCATTATATGCAAGCAAAGAAGTTTCAGAGTGCGGTTATATGGAAGTCAAGAGAGTCGAGTTTTTAGGGAGTCGAAAAAGCTTAGAAATGCTCAAACGGGTCCCGGGGGAGAACAATAGTAATGTCTATGAACTTTTAACCCGAGCTTAATGCCACCAATGTGGGCCCCTCCCGCCCATGATAAGTGGGTCCGAGAACCTCTTGTTTTTGGATTTTAGAATTTCAATATTGAGGGCTAGTGGGACCCGTTTGACAACCCTTCTACAATAACCCTTGTAGTAAGTAAAAAAATTATCTTTTTAGTTGTGTATATGAGAATTATGGATTTAAGGTAATTTGTTCGGGTGTCTAAAGAGGATAATGTTGTTATGTATCTTTGTAGAACCGGCTATGAGAGGTGTTTGATATGGGTGTGTTTCATCGTTATGAAAAATAAGTATTTAGGATATGTTCTTTAGATTTTGGACATGTTTTGGATTCcggaatttttatttatttttattattttttactttGTCTGTAATGTTTAGTCGGTAAACCTAAATCTCATCCCAATCTGAAATATTATCTTAGTGTGTTATAGAGACAGTAAAATGATGCTAAATTTTTTTTAGAAGTGTGAATGTATGATATTCCTCACTTGGTATGACTTATGCAAACCAGAAGAGAACGATCTACCTTTTCaatgcataaacacataaaatttgtttttttctaAATTAATTGAAACAAATTGTGCAATCCAAGTATACAAGGACCATTGGGTCCGTTGATGCCATATTAATAAACTCATAATCCTCAACGTTTAAGTTCTTTCTAAATTAATTGTTACAAACactgttttaaaaaccggttcgaATCGGCCGGTCGAACTGGGAACCGGAGGTGAGGGCGGTTCGATTTGGACCGGTTTTATAATGATTTCCTGACCGGATTGAAGCGGCCGGTTTTGATAAAAAACCGGTTCAACCGGCTGAATTGAATCGGAATAAACCAGGTTGAACCGGATATTCTTGGATTTTTGTATTTGTTTTGGGCTTCTTTGTTTGATTTTGACTTCTATAATGATTGTTTTTATATGTTGCATTCTATTTATATTTGTAATACTAAAAAGATGACAAGTTTTGTAATTAATGTATGCAGgataattaaaaacatataaaaatatagaaCTGGTTTGATCATTCGGTTGAACCTGAAAACGTCATCCGACCGGTCCaattaaaaaaccggtttttaaaacattggttacAAAAGAGCTTATTTTGacgatttactctgaaaatagatAAACATGTCATGACTGAAAATTATTAACAacctaaaaaatatttatacatgttcaattgtataaaaaaaatacTGATTTCACAACCATATTAACATAGGGCTGAAGGGAGTGGTGCCACGCTTCCTCATGACACCGCAGTGACACGTAGGCGCCACCTCACCCATTACCACAAAAGTGTGGTCTCATACCACATCCAAGGAATGGTGCCACACtcctttaaattatttttattttttaaataaataaattttttagttttaaataaaaacaaaatatttcattaattaaaattaaaaaccattacattacttaaaaaaaaaactaggaAATTAGAAATTAAAAAACTAGATAGCTTGAACGTACAACTTAAAAAAAACACACATCAAATAATTAAAACTAGGACAACAACTAAAAATTAACCACAATTAGCGTAACATTATTTCACGGCTTCTTTCATTTGTAAAATGACTTGAAGCGCATCCCTGACAGGGGCGGAGCCAGACTCAAAGCAAAGGAGTATCCCAATTTTTTTTTCCAGGTATCACCGCAACGGCTGAGCATGGGGCGGGTCGGGTCAGTTTTGACCTAAAATCGAACCCAAAACCGACAATCAcggttttgaaacttttaaaaccaaACCAAACTCAAACCCATCAGTTCGGTGTTACGGTTTTCAACTTGTACATgggtttccttgtttggttttggtaTTAAACTCAAACCTTAATAGAATCCTTAGCTAACTTTAAGtcttgttatataaatataaagttgaagtatcttttgatacttgaatcaATGTGGGACTCAAAGTTGATATAAAATGAATCATGATGATAACAAGTTTTTATAATAGATGAAAATAACTGAGTTTACATGTGTTTTGCGATATGGGATAGAATAGCTTGGAAATTAAAAGAGAATAGAATAgctggaaaaataaaaaaaatataaacaaaggaTTTGTAAGGCGCAAGAATTGATCTTGAGACCTTTGTTTCAATAACTCAACACCTTAACCAGTAGACTAACTATATGTTTGTGTTTAAAAGTGAAgagatgcatatatatatatatatatatatatatatatatatatatatatatatatatatatatatatatatatatacacacacactaaaaaaacgaaatttttctaaaaagattaCATTACCGAAATTTTTTTGAGGGGTATCCCGGGCTACCCCGGGATACCCCTTGGATCCACCTATGATCCCCGGTCAAATTCGACGTGTCCATCGATAACACTACCTGTACCTTTGTTTCCGACTCTCCCTATTCGAAGCAAGTTGCAAAAATTTATCCATTATATATTATATGCCTTGCACATTATCACCCATTTCTTTCAAGTCATCCGATTTCGACGCTTTGTCCTTgcctttgttttttgttttgtccCTTCCCATTGGTCccaggggggggggggtgaaactTGAACGAGCTCATCTTCGTTGAGGTCGAAACCAACACGAGCATCCGATGAAGTGTGTTCCGAGTCGGAAGTTCTTGACTGTTTTGATCCGCTATCGATGTGCTCGTCACTTGTTTTCAGGTTTTGCCATTTTTTGTTGCTTTTTACTAGATTCCAAACTTCAAAAAACTTGAAAGTCTTCTTTTGCTCtttttgataaatgttaaaaGCTTTCTCCCACTTCGTCACTTTCGCCGTTTTTCCATTGCCGTTTCATGTTGTTATATAAATCGTTAAACAACATCACGTATCTGTTCATCTTTCCCCATTTTGAGTACACCTGATGTTTAGTACGATATGGTTCCAAGTCAATTCCTTTATGGAACTGAGCTCAAACGCGTATCCAAAAACGATCATGTTTTTGGTTCCCTCTCGTCTTCGCGTCCTCTGAACCCCAATCCATGATTGTGATAATACTAACTCTTCTTGAGGTGACCACGGTTTAGCTTCCGCCTTATCTTTTCTTTTATTTCCTGGCTGAGAGAGTTGAGTTTGTGGAACAAATTCTGGTTCAGATTCAGAAATGGGTGTTTGTGGTTGTGATTGTGTTTCTGGAATAAACTCTGACTGGGaaccaaaatcaaattgatcAAAATCTTGGTCAAATTGTAGCTGTGTTTGTGGAAATTGGTTCGTAGGACGTGGTTGTTGGATATGTTGTGGAAAATAGGGAACCATACCCCCATAGTGGTAGAAAGGAGACGAATAAATTGGTTGATCGAGTGAAGGTATTGGAGTTGTGGGTTTTCTGGCGGATGTTTTTTCGTTGGTTAGATATCTGGAGGATGACATTTTTTGTGGGTTTGAAAAGATAGAAAATAGTAAAATGTTGAAGATTGTAAAATGTTAATGTGATTTTTTTTGGTTAGTTTTAAAGTATATATAGTAGTGGTTAAAATAAATATTTGAAATTTGACCGTTTTCAAATGGTAAAGAAATGGCAGCCAATCAGAAACCAGTATGTATCGCACCCTTGGAGGGCCGCAGTGCGGCCGAGACCGCACCTAGTCCGCACTCAAGGGGTGGTGTGCGAGATGAGGTGACAGAGGGTGCGTGGCCTAGACCGCACCACTCTCTCCGGTCTAatcatactttcacataaacaatACATCTCGTTGCAACACCACTTAAAAATAAAACCTTTGTAGCAGATATGGAACTTAAACGAGAATATATTTCTATCTCGTATCATTTGTCCTAAATCACAATTCGTTAAAACTTGAGTGGAATAGATAGCTCCAATTGTATATACTATATAAAAAATAATCACCATCTATTAAATATTCCAAAGGATTCATGAAAAAAagttaagggggggggggggtcccaAAGTAAAGTAAATGATTAACCAAACATAACCATGGTTAATGAAGTTCTAACCTACTATCAATGGCAAACATTAAAACCATACcaatcaaaaatttattttagacaaaattgcaaaattgaTTCATGTGGTTTCTTATTTTCTTTGGATTTGGTCCAACAACATTCCACCTTGCAGATTACGTCCAAAAAACGAGGTTTCATTGAGGATTTGGTCTTGGAGAAAACACTTGTTAACGTATTCCGTTAGCAGACCCCATGTGTCCTTTTCACTTGACCCTCTTGACACATCAGTAAAGGAAAAAACCACCCCCACCTTCCCCACTCCTTCTTCTACTTCCTTACCTCCCATACAACTCAaattacacacacatacacaccttATGAAGCTTCATGTTTATAAATTCCGAACTATtgattctttgatgtttaaacaaCACATGTTTTCAAGAGCCTACTTCCAAATTCAACATGAAATTGACTTTTCAAGAAACATCACATTCTAGGGTTAAGAATTACCTTTCAAATTTTCTACTCGATCTTGAAATCGAAGGGTTTATGATAGAGGCCAATTTGAGATGACGAGTCTCCTAATAAGAACAACATAGAGAAGAAACGAGAC is part of the Lactuca sativa cultivar Salinas chromosome 7, Lsat_Salinas_v11, whole genome shotgun sequence genome and harbors:
- the LOC111888549 gene encoding uncharacterized protein LOC111888549 → MVGNGGVKVITKKAYSRLLVDITCKLGSTSFRGLQSSDPVMSPSTSSSSVSILRSSSNSPFSGLVICVTGLSKEARKQVMDATERLGGQYSPHLHPRCTHLVVQSSGGRKFEHALKHGATNGLFIVTLGWFVDSVRRNVRLSEALYVVKNLGENHMPKDDSNILASGNSCLPIAMLENAKQPNMIEKSRLFSSEEELKRRGSVFSGQSFYVDGDVSAQLQNKVAESAFGQGGTLVEQWLPGHNASHVVCEESSVQKYLGHSNYLVTPLWVLKTVKETRPQRLVHLSADLARQIGMMLGNLQFGGDQKESNRPNSSQDPKTLGINSNHEENQNIANLAKKGVRNRRNRRMQACEAPIKPLTPTTLLDSICWSISEPSSSASIYTDDAKSPSFEDGKESDASFVNFSRPLSETEKNELVFKNHFLTILFPVDRFSEMGPCSRTFFSDSGFTCLQLLDHIYAFYQEKMSRLEIELAIHTDSRHADRLRSLYASKEVSECGYMEVKRVEFLGSRKSLEMLKRVPGENNSNVYELLTRA